In Procambarus clarkii isolate CNS0578487 chromosome 50, FALCON_Pclarkii_2.0, whole genome shotgun sequence, one genomic interval encodes:
- the LOC138351728 gene encoding processed variable antigen-like, protein MMEIPDKTPAENRESLINACIAISNVFKQTVHDTKVQPDAAHSSVAAAPEQSRESGTPEQSGESGTPEQSGESGTPEQSGESETPEQSGKSGEPEQSGESGTPEQSRESETPEQSRELETPEQSGESETPEKSGESGAPEQSGESGTPQQSRESGVPEQSTVSMAPEQSAVSQAPEQSTVSGTPEQSGESGTPEQSGESGTPEQSGESETPEQSGKSGEPEQSGESGTPEQSRESETPEQSRELETPEQSGESETPEKSGESGAPEQSRESGVPEQSTVSMAPEQSTVSGTPQQSAVPGKETQT, encoded by the coding sequence atgatggaaatcccggataaaactcccgccgaaaacagagaatcaCTAATAAATGCCtgtatagcaatttctaatgtcttcaaacaaactgtacatgacaccaaggtacaaccagatgcAGCACAcagctcggtggcagcggcgccggagcagagcagggagtcggggacgcctgagcagagcggggagtcggggacgcctgagcagagcggggagtcggggacgcctgagcagagcggggagtcggagaCGCCTGAGCAGAGTGGGAAGTCGGGagagcctgagcagagcggggagtcggggacgcctgagcagagcagggagtcggagacgcctgagcagagcagggagttggagacgcctgagcagagcggggagtcggagaCGCCTGAGAAGAGTGGGGAGTCGGgggcgcctgagcagagcggggagtcggggacgcctcagCAGAGCAGGGAGTCGGGGGTGCCTGAGCAGAGCACGGTGTCaatggcaccggagcagagcgcggtgtcgcaggccccagagcagagcacagtgtcggggacgcctgagcagagcggggagtcggggacgcctgagcagagcggggagtcggggacgcctgagcagagcggggagtcggagaCGCCTGAGCAGAGTGGGAAGTCGGGggagcctgagcagagcggggagtcggggacgcctgagcagagcagggagtcggagacgcctgagcagagcagggagttggagacgcctgagcagagcggggagtcggagaCGCCTGAGAAGAGTGGGGAGTCGGGGGCGCCTGAGCAGAGCAGGGAGTCGGGGGTGCCTGAGCAGAGCACGGTGTCaatggcaccggagcagagcacagtgtcggggacgccgcagcagagtgcggtccctggcaaagaGACACAAACATAA